In Candidatus Woesearchaeota archaeon, the genomic window GTTTTGTTAATTTTTTCAACGGGTTTTTCTATATTTTTCTTTTTTGTTTCTTTAACCGGTTCTATTTCTTTAATAGTTTCATCTATCTTTTTAGTAAAAATTGATACTGCGCTCTTTAATTTTTCTTTAAGAAATCCAAACATTTTTAGTGATGGCACTCAGTACCATGTACCTCGTGCTCCAGTTTGTGCGCTTCCGTTCCTAGTTTTTGTAAATCCCCTGATAATTGTTCATGAACTTTTTTAACTTCTTCAATTTGTGTAAAGATTAATTCTTTAGTATGTTCAATGTTCATTTCTACCGCAGTATTTGCGCCAACATTCACTATTAAATTTGTATTATTTTTTAGTTCTGCTTTAGCAAAAATACCCGTAGCAACAGGCGTTAAAATTTCGGAGTTTATTTGTGATTGTTTAAAAACTTCAAGTGTTTCCAAAGTATCAATTAATTGTTGTTCTTGTTTATCCAGGCTAATTAATTGTTCCTGAGTAGCCTTAATTTGCTGGCTCATCATTTGTAATTGTAAGTATTTTTCTTGATCTTTTTGATTAAGTTTATCT contains:
- the pfdA gene encoding prefoldin subunit alpha, giving the protein MKPSPKDKLNQKDQEKYLQLQMMSQQIKATQEQLISLDKQEQQLIDTLETLEVFKQSQINSEILTPVATGIFAKAELKNNTNLIVNVGANTAVEMNIEHTKELIFTQIEEVKKVHEQLSGDLQKLGTEAHKLEHEVHGTECHH